The Deltaproteobacteria bacterium genome window below encodes:
- the queA gene encoding tRNA preQ1(34) S-adenosylmethionine ribosyltransferase-isomerase QueA, giving the protein MEPADFDFELPPAAIAQQPAARRGDARLLGVGRDGVNVDHVARELPSLLPEGALVVLNDSRVIPARLFGRRADGRSFELLVTAPRPTSVGARVEAWVRGGRRLRRGDTLEVGALVLRVCDDAGTARERSFEVCAGELMAACRALGQVPLPPYIVRPEGATAADLERYQTVYADADGSVAAPTAGLHLEPDVLAQLDTVAIALHVGPGTFLPMDVADVRDHRVGAERVHVGEAAAVRIAQAQRAGRPIVAIGTTVVRALEHVARACGGIEPYDGATELVITPGHRFAAVTHLLTNFHLPRSSLLMLVCSFAGHARTMAAYREAVARGYRFYSYGDCMFVEAAP; this is encoded by the coding sequence GTGGAACCCGCCGACTTCGACTTCGAGCTGCCGCCGGCCGCGATTGCGCAGCAACCCGCCGCGCGCCGCGGTGACGCGCGCTTGCTCGGGGTCGGCCGCGACGGGGTGAACGTCGATCACGTCGCGCGCGAGCTGCCGTCGCTGCTGCCCGAAGGCGCCTTGGTGGTGCTGAACGACTCGCGGGTGATCCCCGCGCGCCTGTTCGGACGCCGCGCCGACGGCCGCAGCTTCGAGCTGCTGGTGACCGCGCCGCGGCCGACCAGCGTCGGCGCCCGGGTCGAGGCGTGGGTCCGCGGCGGCCGTCGGCTGCGCCGCGGCGATACACTCGAGGTCGGCGCCCTGGTGCTGCGGGTCTGCGACGATGCCGGCACCGCGCGCGAGCGCAGCTTCGAGGTCTGCGCCGGTGAGCTGATGGCGGCTTGCCGTGCGTTGGGGCAGGTGCCGCTGCCGCCGTACATCGTGCGCCCCGAGGGCGCGACCGCGGCCGACCTCGAGCGCTACCAGACCGTCTACGCCGACGCCGACGGCAGCGTCGCGGCGCCGACCGCCGGGCTGCACCTCGAGCCGGACGTGCTCGCGCAGCTCGACACCGTCGCGATCGCGCTGCACGTCGGGCCCGGCACCTTCTTGCCGATGGACGTCGCGGACGTCCGCGACCACCGCGTCGGGGCCGAGCGCGTGCATGTCGGCGAGGCTGCGGCGGTGCGCATCGCCCAGGCGCAGCGTGCAGGTCGGCCCATCGTCGCGATCGGCACCACCGTCGTGCGCGCGCTCGAGCACGTCGCGCGGGCCTGCGGTGGCATCGAGCCCTACGACGGCGCGACCGAACTCGTCATCACGCCCGGCCATCGCTTCGCCGCCGTCACCCACCTGCTGACCAATTTCCATCTGCCGCGCAGCAGCCTGTTGATGCTGGTGTGCAGCTTCGCCGGGCACGCCCGCACGATGGCCGCGTACCGCGAGGCGGTCGCCCGCGGCTATCGCTTCTACAGCTACGGCGACTGCATGTTCGTGGAGGCCGCACCGTGA
- the yajC gene encoding preprotein translocase subunit YajC, translating to MGEGAASSLLGVLPLVLMFAVVYFIVLRPMSKQEKDRKKRVEGLKKGDQVVIGGGILGRISNLDDPKVAVVEIADRVKIRVLRKDILDAAEAAMKDPAGAKPEPKPEPKPEPKPDAKPEPKATKKADKDIDDKDEAEARA from the coding sequence ATGGGCGAGGGTGCGGCCTCGAGCCTCTTGGGTGTGCTGCCGCTCGTGCTGATGTTCGCGGTGGTCTACTTCATCGTGCTGCGGCCGATGAGCAAGCAAGAGAAGGATCGCAAGAAGCGGGTCGAGGGCCTCAAGAAGGGCGACCAGGTCGTCATCGGCGGCGGCATCCTCGGGCGCATCTCGAACCTCGACGATCCCAAGGTCGCGGTGGTCGAGATCGCCGACCGCGTGAAGATCCGCGTGCTCCGCAAGGACATCCTCGACGCCGCCGAGGCTGCGATGAAGGACCCGGCCGGCGCGAAGCCAGAGCCGAAGCCAGAGCCGAAGCCGGAGCCGAAGCCGGACGCGAAGCCGGAGCCCAAGGCCACCAAGAAGGCCGACAAGGACATCGACGACAAGGACGAGGCCGAGGCCCGCGCCTAG
- the tgt gene encoding tRNA guanosine(34) transglycosylase Tgt — protein MLAQHGDARTARLWTAHGPVDTPCFMPVGTYGVVKGLRAADLRAVGSQVVLGNSYHLAHRPGAERIAQLGGLHACNGWTRPILTDSGGFQVFSLQGLQRIDDDGVDYRTHFDGSAHRMTPESVLRTQAWLGTDIAMVLDHCPAAGVDPAQLRIAVDRTTRWAERAAAARGSILGAQQLCFGIVQGGIDLAMRREHVATMSALPFDGFALGGLSVGESPAQMHATMAAIAPLLPRDKPRYVMGIGMPEDLLAAIDAGVDMFDCVLPTRNARNGQLFTDAGRMSIKRAAFRDDPRPIDPACGCPSCAAPTAVARAWLRHLHACDDPLFGRLASLHNLWFFHALVGRLRAALRRGDYPAVRDETRRTLSTPAPSD, from the coding sequence CTGCTCGCGCAGCACGGCGACGCCCGCACCGCGCGGCTGTGGACCGCCCACGGTCCGGTCGACACCCCGTGCTTCATGCCGGTCGGTACCTACGGCGTGGTCAAGGGGCTGCGCGCGGCGGACCTGCGCGCGGTCGGATCCCAGGTCGTGCTCGGCAACTCGTACCACCTCGCGCACCGCCCCGGTGCCGAGCGCATCGCCCAGCTCGGGGGGCTGCATGCGTGCAATGGCTGGACGCGCCCGATCCTCACCGACTCGGGCGGCTTCCAGGTCTTCAGCCTGCAGGGGCTGCAGCGCATCGACGACGACGGTGTCGACTACCGCACGCACTTCGATGGTTCGGCCCATCGCATGACCCCCGAGAGCGTGCTGCGGACCCAGGCGTGGCTGGGCACCGACATCGCGATGGTGCTCGATCACTGTCCGGCCGCCGGCGTCGATCCGGCGCAGCTGCGCATCGCGGTCGATCGCACGACCCGCTGGGCCGAGCGCGCCGCGGCGGCACGCGGATCGATCCTCGGCGCGCAGCAGCTGTGCTTCGGCATCGTGCAGGGCGGCATCGACCTCGCGATGCGACGCGAGCACGTCGCGACCATGTCGGCCTTGCCGTTCGACGGCTTCGCGCTCGGCGGCCTGTCGGTCGGCGAGAGCCCGGCGCAGATGCACGCCACCATGGCCGCGATTGCACCGCTGCTGCCCCGCGACAAGCCCCGCTACGTGATGGGCATTGGCATGCCCGAGGATCTGCTGGCGGCGATCGACGCCGGGGTCGACATGTTCGACTGCGTGCTGCCGACCCGCAACGCACGCAACGGCCAGCTCTTCACCGACGCCGGTCGCATGTCGATCAAGCGCGCCGCGTTCCGCGACGATCCCCGGCCGATCGATCCCGCGTGCGGGTGCCCGAGCTGTGCCGCACCGACCGCGGTCGCGCGGGCATGGCTGCGCCACCTGCATGCCTGCGACGATCCGTTGTTCGGACGCCTGGCCAGCCTGCACAACCTGTGGTTCTTCCACGCGCTGGTCGGACGGCTGCGGGCGGCGCTGCGCCGCGGCGACTATCCGGCGGTGCGCGATGAGACCAGGCGCACGCTCTCGACCCCGGCGCCGTCCGACTAG